In Haemorhous mexicanus isolate bHaeMex1 chromosome 6, bHaeMex1.pri, whole genome shotgun sequence, a single window of DNA contains:
- the DCAF4 gene encoding DDB1- and CUL4-associated factor 4 isoform X3 gives MYDNLYFTNRKVNSVCWASLTHPDSHVLLCLMGIAETPGCASLLPASLFSSTNPGDRPGMLCSFKISTAWSCAWCLNPQADNCFSTGLTRRVLVTNVVTGHRQTFGTSSDVLAQQFATQTPVLYNGCRSGEIFSIDVRQRNRKGQSWKASRLFHGSAVTSIHLMQAEHYLMAADMAGKIKLWDLRTAKCVKQYKGHHNEYALLPLHVNEEEGLLIAVGQDCYTRIWSLQDTHLLRTIPSPHPSSKDAIPSVVFSSRLGGSRGVPGLLMAVKQDLYHFSYN, from the exons ATGTATGACAACCTCTACTTCACAAACCGCAAA GTGAACTCTGTGTGTTGGGCATCACTGACCCATCCAGATTCTCATGTTTt GCTGTGTCTCATGGGAATTGCAGAaacaccaggctgtgccagtCTGCTTCCAGCATCGTTGTTCAGCAGCACTAACCCAG GAGATCGACCTGGAATGCTGTGCAGTTTCAAGATATCCACTGCCTGGTCCTGTGCTTGGTGCCTGAATCCCCAAGCAGATAACTGCTTTAGCACAG GCCTGACACGACGAGTTCTTGTGACCAATGTAGTGACAGGGCATCGTCAGACGTTTGGAACCAGTAGtgatgtgctggcacagcagtttGCCACACAG ACCCCAGTGCTGTACAATGGCTGCCGTTCGGGTGAGATTTTCAGCATTGATGTGCGCCAACGTAACCGCaaggggcagagctggaaagCAAGTCGTCTCTTCCATGGCTCAGCAGTTACATCTATTCACCTTATGCAGGCTGAACATTATCTGATGGCAGCAGATATGGCTGGAAAG ATAAAACTGTGGGACCTGAGAACAGCAAAGTGTGTGAAACAGTACAAAGGTCACCACAATGAATATGCTCTTCTCCCTCTGCATGTAAATGAGGAGGAAGGACTTCTTATAGCAG TTGGTCAGGATTGCTACACCCGAATCTGGAGTCTCCAAGATACTCATCTGCTTAGAACCATCCCTTCTCCCCACCCATCATCCAAAGATGCCATTCCTAGTGTTGTGTTTTCTTCAAGACTTGGGGGTAGCCGAGGAGTTCCTGGCTTACTCATGGCTGTCAAACAGGATCTCTACCATTTCTCCTATAACTGA